The following are from one region of the Nicotiana tabacum cultivar K326 chromosome 3, ASM71507v2, whole genome shotgun sequence genome:
- the LOC107782105 gene encoding zinc finger BED domain-containing protein RICESLEEPER 3-like encodes MTGRVVTSRWNSTYLMLESSLPYEKVFASLHLHDRSYAYSPTSDQWRRAEKICEALEPFYEITNLISGSSYPTSNLYFMQVWRIECMLKEKLNNEDKVIKDMASKMHEKFEKYWKEYSIILAFGAILDTRMKLQFSNFCYSKLDPISAQEKRAHVKNKLYKLYEHYANKQNIASASSSTLTTSSEDRSRPTKGFKIFSEFKTFEDDTASSNGKSELDLYLEEPKLDLEKFQDMDVVMYWKDHSRKYPDLSVMARDILSIPITIVASESTFSIGGHVLTKYRSCIHHENVQILVTTRNWLHGFSHTQTGNIFL; translated from the exons atgaccggtcgggtcgttacatctagGTGGAATTCGACATATTTGATGCTTGAAAGTTCTCTCCCATATGAAAAGGTTTTTGCTAGTCTACATTTGCATGATAGAAGTTATGCTTATAGTCCTACATCTGATCAATGGAGAAGGGCAGAAAAAATATGTGAAGCGTTGGAGCCTTTTTATGAGATAACTAACTTAATTTCTGGTTCAAGTTACCCAACCTCTAACTTGTATTTTATGCAAGTTTGGAGAATTGAATGCATGCTCAAGGAGAAGTTGAATAATGAAGATAAAGTTATTAAAGACATGGCTTCAAAAATGcatgaaaagtttgaaaaatactgGAAAGAATATAGTATAATACTTGCATTTGGAGCGATCCTTGATACCCGCATGAAGTTGCAATTTtcaaacttttgttattctaagcTGGATCCTATTTCTGCACAAGAAAAGAGAGCACATGTGAAGAATAAATTGTATAAGCTCTATGAACATTATGCAAACAAGCAAAATATTGCTAGTGCTTCTTCTAGTACTCTGACTACATCAAGTGAAGATAGAAGTAGACCCACCAAGGGATTCAAAATATTCAGC GAATTCAAAACATTTGAGGATGATACTGCCTCTAGCAATGGAAAGTCAGAATTGGATCTTTACTTAGAGGAACCaaagcttgatcttgagaagtttcaagatatggatgttgtcaTGTATTGGAAGGATCATTCTAGAAAATATCCCGATCTTTCAGTGATGGCACGTGATATACTTAGTATTCCTATTACTATTGTAGCATCGGAATCAACATTTAGCATTGGTGGGCATGTTCTTACCAAGTACAGAAGTTGCATCCATCATGAAAATGTCCAAATACTTGTTACTACTCGAAATTGGTTGCACGGCTTTTCCCATACTCAAACTGgtaatatttttttgtga